A single region of the Maylandia zebra isolate NMK-2024a linkage group LG17, Mzebra_GT3a, whole genome shotgun sequence genome encodes:
- the zbtb37 gene encoding zinc finger and BTB domain-containing protein 37 gives MERTGSIQLDIPDFSNSVLSHLNQLRVQGRLCDIVVNVQGQSFRAHKVVLAASSPYFRDHMSLSQMSTVSLTVIRNPSVFEQLLSFCYTGRLCLQLADIISYLTAASFLQMQHIIDRCTQILEGIHLKISLADLDEESRDEEGARGSRNSRTLEAVVRGGGHSGLRLLGPRGGAEPCEAVSPAEEPLSPVPAVEHSGLEGPGTTSGRAGKEPILRINRAGQWYVETSSEPERTGSAEESSMDGIRIKTERMEEWIGTEEHQEEGGPVEEGATVMIDTSGRSTLVTGPVGTLGARSIQPSSSFSETDRFSPTGSVVVLTERQRAKSESPSRADELRQPNSQGEEHTTFDMGGYEDYLREQVGDRWFRYNPRLTCIYCCKSFNQKGSLDRHMRLHMGITPFVCRICGKKYTRKDQLEYHIRKHTGNKPFHCHVCGKSFPFQAILNQHFRKNHPGCAPQEAHSASPETTTASVTSRGGPSDEASPSQEESEGGGGNSAGGQYGEGPQASVSTTGPD, from the exons ATGGAGCGTACCGGCAGCATACAGCTGGACATCCCAGACTTCAGTAACTCTGTTCTTTCTCACCTGAACCAGCTGCGTGTTCAAGGCCGTCTCTGTGACATTGTGGTCAATGTTCAGGGCCAAAGCTTTCGTGCACACAAGGTCGTACTAGCAGCCAGCTCGCCATACTTTCGGGACCACATGTCTCTGAGTCAGATGAGCACTGTGTCACTGACAGTGATCCGTAATCCATCAGTGTTCGAGCAACTGCTGTCCTTTTGCTACACGGGCCGTCTCTGCTTGCAGCTTGCAGACATCATCAGCTACCTGACAGCTgccagcttcctgcagatgcaGCACATTATTGACCGCTGCACCCAAATTCTTGAGGGTATCCACCTTAAGATCAGTCTGGCTGACCTGGACGAAGAGTCCAGGGATGAGGAGGGGGCACGGGGCTCCAGGAATAGTAGGACATTGGAGGCTGTGGTGCGAGGAGGGGGTCACAGTGGTCTGCGGCTGCTTGGCCCACGGGGAGGTGCAGAGCCATGTGAAGCAGTCAGTCCAGCAGAAGAGCCACTTAGCCCAGTTCCAGCGGTGGAGCACAGTGGGCTAGAAGGGCCAGGGACCACCAGCGGAAGAGCAGGCAAAGAACCGATACTACGCATCAACCGAGCTGGTCAGTGGTATGTGGAGACCAGCAGTGAACCAGAACGGACCGGCAGCGCTGAGGAGAGCAGCATGGATGGGATCAGGATAAAAACAGAGAGGATGGAGGAATGGATTGGAACAGAAGAGCACCAGGAGGAGGGAGGGCCAGTGGAAGAGGGGGCCACGGTGATGATTGACACATCAGGACGCAGTACACTGGTGACTGGACCAGTAGGAACGCTGGGGGCCCGTAGTATCCAgccatcctccagcttcagcgagacagacag GTTTAGTCCCACTGGCAGCGTGGTCGTCCTCACAGAACGTCAGAGAGCAAAGAGCGAGTCTCCTAGCAGGGCAGATGAGTTGCGACAGCCAAACTCACAG GGAGAGGAGCATACAACGTTTGATATGGGCGGTTACGAGGACTACTTGAGGGAGCAGGTAGGAGATCGCTGGTTCCGCTACAATCCACGCCTCACCTGCATCTACTGCTGCAAATCCTTCAACCAGAAAGGGAGCCTAGACCGTCACATGCGCCTACATATGGGTATAACACCATTTGTCTGCCGCATCTGTGGGAAGAAGTACACCCGTAAAGACCAGCTGGAGTACCATATCCGCAAGCACACTGGCAACAAACCTTTCCACTGCCACGTTTGTGGGAAGAGCTTCCCCTTCCAGGCCATCCTCAACCAGCATTTCCGCAAGAACCACCCAGGCTGCGCACCCCAGGAAGCCCACAGCGCCTCTCCTGAGACTACCACCGCTTCAGTTACATCCAGGGGTGGTCCCAGTGATGAGGCCTCCCCTAGTCAGGAGGAATCTGAAGGTGGAGGAGGTAATAGTGCTGGAGGGCAATATGGAGAGGGTCCCCAAGCCTCTGTTTCTACAACAGGACCAGACTGA